In Candidatus Komeilibacteria bacterium CG_4_10_14_0_2_um_filter_37_10, the following proteins share a genomic window:
- a CDS encoding Holliday junction branch migration DNA helicase RuvB translates to MVKKTDENRIIDSSLQNGDQILDLTLRPQLLDEFIGQEKIKKSLQIFMQAAKQRQEPIEHVLLYGPPGLGKTTLAHIIAKEMNVNIKVTSGPALEKAGDLAAILTNLSEGDILFIDEIHRLNKLIEEVLYPAMEDYALDIVIGKGPSARTLRIDLPRFTILGATTRYNLLSSPLRDRFGATYHLNYYEVQDIKKIIHRSAKILKVAIDEAAIDLIAVRSRLTPRTANRLVKRVRDYVQVKSDGSINGALAQEALEMMEIDTLGLDAIDRKIIEIIIEKFKGGPVGLNSIAAATGEESGTVEEIYEPYLMQLGLIMRTSRGRVVTEAAYEHLGLLAPDNWQDKLV, encoded by the coding sequence ATGGTTAAAAAAACAGATGAAAATAGAATAATTGATAGCAGTTTGCAGAATGGTGATCAGATTTTAGATTTGACTCTGCGCCCGCAGTTATTAGATGAATTTATTGGTCAAGAAAAGATCAAGAAAAGCTTACAGATTTTTATGCAAGCAGCCAAGCAACGCCAAGAACCGATTGAGCACGTTTTGTTGTATGGACCACCCGGCTTAGGTAAAACGACCCTGGCGCATATTATCGCTAAGGAGATGAATGTCAATATCAAAGTAACTTCTGGACCGGCCCTAGAAAAGGCGGGCGACTTAGCAGCTATTTTAACAAATTTATCGGAAGGGGATATTTTATTTATTGACGAGATTCATCGATTAAATAAATTGATTGAAGAGGTTCTTTATCCGGCTATGGAGGACTATGCTTTGGACATTGTCATTGGTAAGGGACCATCAGCCAGAACACTTCGTATTGATTTGCCCAGATTTACTATTTTGGGAGCTACTACCCGTTATAATTTATTATCCTCGCCATTACGTGATCGTTTTGGCGCTACCTACCATTTAAATTATTATGAAGTTCAGGATATTAAAAAAATTATTCATCGTTCAGCAAAAATACTTAAGGTAGCTATTGATGAGGCTGCTATTGATTTAATAGCTGTTCGTTCTCGTCTAACACCGCGGACGGCCAACCGTTTAGTGAAAAGGGTCCGTGACTATGTTCAGGTTAAATCAGACGGATCTATTAATGGCGCCTTAGCTCAGGAAGCTTTGGAAATGATGGAGATAGATACTCTGGGATTGGATGCTATTGATCGTAAAATTATTGAAATCATCATTGAAAAATTTAAAGGTGGGCCCGTTGGTTTAAATTCTATTGCTGCAGCTACCGGTGAAGAGTCGGGGACGGTGGAGGAAATTTACGAACCATATTTAATGCAATTGGGTTTAATCATGCGGACATCGCGCGGGCGTGTTGTTACGGAAGCTGCCTATGAGCATTTGGGTTTATTAGCACCAGATAACTGGCAGGATAAGTTAGTTTAG
- a CDS encoding recombinase, with protein MVKNQEKMLLHTCCAPCAIFVVQQLVEHYDLTIFFYNPNIQPDQEYQKRKAEVVNWAQKINIKIVESDYDVASWQQIINGHEDDHEGGGRCSLCFQLRLSKTAEYAQQHNYDIFTTTMSISPHKNAVVLNGIGEQASKEWQIKYLPADWKKQDGFKKAVVLSKEANFYRQDYCGCLYSLQESKSRRTLKEKYEII; from the coding sequence ATGGTCAAAAATCAAGAAAAAATGTTATTACACACCTGTTGTGCTCCTTGCGCCATTTTTGTCGTACAGCAATTAGTTGAGCATTATGATTTAACCATCTTTTTTTACAACCCCAATATTCAGCCCGATCAGGAGTATCAAAAAAGAAAAGCAGAAGTTGTTAATTGGGCGCAAAAAATCAATATCAAAATAGTAGAGAGCGATTATGATGTTGCTAGTTGGCAACAAATAATTAACGGGCACGAAGACGATCATGAAGGTGGCGGTAGGTGTAGTCTCTGTTTCCAATTACGCTTAAGCAAAACAGCGGAGTATGCCCAGCAACATAATTATGATATTTTTACCACCACCATGTCTATCAGTCCTCATAAAAACGCAGTAGTATTAAATGGCATTGGGGAGCAAGCTAGCAAAGAGTGGCAGATCAAATATTTGCCAGCTGATTGGAAAAAGCAAGATGGTTTTAAAAAGGCCGTAGTTTTAAGTAAGGAAGCAAATTTTTATCGTCAAGATTATTGCGGTTGCCTCTATTCTTTACAAGAGAGTAAGAGTAGACGAACCCTTAAAGAAAAATATGAAATTATCTGA
- a CDS encoding tRNA preQ1(34) S-adenosylmethionine ribosyltransferase-isomerase QueA, protein MKLSDFDYQLPKELIAQHPMEQRDHSRLLAVTKDLVRDEHFYDLTHHLSRGDLLVINDTKVFPARLLGQRQITGGQIEIFLLQDKGNGLWECLVGHSRIKAGLVVEFEYKLQAVLQEQVDQTWLVQFNKRGEELRHLINLLGQTPLPPYIKAVDSQKIKEQYQTIYADHSGSVAAPTAGLHFTKELLDTLAQQGVEIVHVTLHVGLGTFAPVKVENIEQHQMHSEYYQVTNEAWNKIQQARNEGHRIIAVGTTAVRVMETVAKNQQLSGWTNIFIYPGYHFLLVNGLITNFHLPKSTLLMLVAAFGQDKYDVNGVEWLRNTYQQAIALNYRFYSFGDAMLIS, encoded by the coding sequence ATGAAATTATCTGATTTTGATTATCAACTACCCAAGGAGCTAATTGCTCAACACCCGATGGAGCAGCGCGACCATTCACGGTTATTGGCAGTGACGAAAGACCTGGTGCGGGATGAGCATTTTTATGACTTAACTCACCATTTATCGCGCGGCGATCTTTTGGTCATTAACGACACGAAAGTTTTTCCGGCTCGGCTTTTGGGGCAACGACAGATTACTGGTGGCCAAATAGAAATATTTTTATTGCAAGATAAAGGCAATGGTCTGTGGGAGTGCTTAGTCGGTCATTCGCGAATCAAAGCTGGTTTGGTGGTAGAATTTGAGTATAAGTTACAAGCCGTACTGCAAGAGCAAGTTGATCAAACGTGGTTAGTGCAGTTCAATAAAAGAGGAGAGGAATTACGACATTTGATTAACCTCCTTGGTCAGACACCATTGCCACCATATATTAAGGCGGTTGATAGTCAGAAAATTAAAGAACAATATCAAACTATTTATGCTGATCATAGTGGATCAGTAGCAGCACCAACGGCTGGATTGCACTTTACTAAAGAGTTATTAGATACCCTAGCCCAGCAAGGAGTTGAGATTGTGCACGTTACTTTGCATGTTGGTTTGGGTACCTTTGCGCCAGTGAAAGTTGAAAATATTGAGCAACACCAAATGCACAGCGAATACTATCAAGTAACTAATGAAGCTTGGAACAAGATTCAACAAGCCAGAAATGAAGGTCATAGAATTATAGCCGTTGGTACGACCGCGGTGCGAGTTATGGAAACGGTAGCCAAAAATCAGCAGCTATCAGGCTGGACCAATATTTTTATTTATCCTGGCTATCATTTTTTATTGGTTAATGGATTGATTACCAATTTTCATTTGCCCAAGTCAACCCTCTTGATGTTAGTGGCCGCTTTTGGGCAAGACAAGTATGACGTGAATGGAGTTGAGTGGCTAAGAAATACTTATCAGCAAGCGATAGCGCTTAACTATCGTTTCTATAGTTTTGGTGATGCGATGTTGATTAGTTAG